Proteins from one Telopea speciosissima isolate NSW1024214 ecotype Mountain lineage chromosome 1, Tspe_v1, whole genome shotgun sequence genomic window:
- the LOC122649133 gene encoding probable receptor-like protein kinase At1g11050, whose protein sequence is MKLQSVFLFLDLLVLFLSIASVNSVSAVDTNTSTCPLDLSYVQRMPWDDSSCRNYHQNTSQNGTTSDCCQTLLSLYGIAFAQRLKDTSLFQLPDVNTSIACFHTFQSILDSLSLPSDLVSSCFSNPYRFVISPNICAGIETKQNWIDKLGHTTSLNSGCYSDLSGTACDACVAAGQKVQANLTTLDGNISHATNCWYFTILYAGGIVNQFGPENVSTASCIFGLPIASAVDGSSNSHSALVPALIGAGAAALLISCLLGFYVWWHWFRKGKPGAGFDVEEQLGSKPRLRRNNFSVWFKIADLEKATNYFSEKNLIGKGGCGVVYRGTLSDGTPVAVKKITESDFQGDAEFCNEVELISNLKHRNLVPLRGCCVTEEEDDDERGQQRYLVYEFMPNGNLEDHLFGRMMKKQPLSWPQRRSIILDVAKGLAYLHYGVKPAIYHRDIKATNILLDEDMKARVADFGLAKQSSEGQSHLTTRVAGTHGYLAPEYALYGQLTEKSDVYSFGVVLLEIMCGRKALDLSSSDSPRSFLITDWAWTLVKSGQIEEALDASLLKDGDSTNPNLKEIMERFVLIGILCAHVMVALRPTILEALRMLEGDIEIPSIPDRPLPLGHSSSRYIDGNTFSTSPFMDRPLLDMKEMLW, encoded by the coding sequence atgaagctTCAATCTGTGTTCTTGTTCTTAGACTTACTAGTGTTGTTTCTCTCAATTGCATCTGTAAATTCAGTCTCTGCAGTCGACACCAATACCTCTACATGTCCACTGGATCTGAGCTATGTACAGAGGATGCCTTGGGATGATTCTTCCTGCAGAAATTACCACCAAAACACAAGCCAAAATGGAACAACAAGTGATTGCTGCCAGACCCTTCTCAGTCTTTATGGAATTGCTTTTGCTCAGCGCCTTAAAGACACCTCCCTCTTCCAACTCCCAGATGTTAACACCTCCATAGCTTGTTTCCATACCTTCCAATCCATTCTTGATTCCCTTTCTCTCCCTTCGGATCTCGTTTCCTCCTGCTTCAGTAACCCTTACCGTTTCGTTATCAGTCCCAATATCTGTGCAGGAATTGAAACCAAGCAAAACTGGATTGACAAGCTTGGACACACTACTTCCCTGAACTCTGGATGTTATTCTGATCTCTCTGGTACCGCTTGTGATGCCTGCGTTGCCGCGGGTCAAAAGGTTCAAGCCAATTTAACTACTCTTGACGGTAATATATCTCATGCCACTAATTGCTGGTACTTCACAATTCTTTACGCCGGAGGAATTGTCAATCAATTTGGGCCGGAGAACGTCAGCACTGCGTCTTGCATTTTTGGGCTCCCAATTGCTTCTGCCGTGGATGGAAGCAGCAACAGCCATTCGGCTCTCGTGCCTGCCTTGATTGGTGCTGGTGCGGCTGCTCTGCTTATCTCCtgtttattgggtttctatgtctggTGGCATTGGTTCAGGAAAGGCAAGCCAGGTGCTGGGTTTGATGTAGAAGAGCAGCTGGGATCGAAACCGCGGTTGCGTCGCAATAATTTCTCAGTTTGGTTCAAGATTgctgacctagaaaaagctacAAATTATTTTTCAGAGAAGAATTTGATTGGGAAAGGTGGGTGTGGAGTTGTGTACAGAGGGACCTTATCAGATGGTACTCCAGTTGCTGTGAAGAAGATCACAGAATCAGATTTTCAAGGGGATGCAGAGTTTTGTAATGAAGTTGAGCTCATCAGCAATCTGAAGCACAGGAATTTAGTCCCCCTCAGAGGCTGCTGTGTTacagaagaggaagatgatgatgaaagaGGCCAACAGAGGTACTTGGTTTATGAGTTCATGCCAAATGGGAACCTTGAAGATCATCTGTTCGGTAGAATGATGAAGAAGCAACCTCTAAGTTGGCCTCAGAGGAGGAGTATAATCTTGGATGTGGCTAAGGGGCTTGCCTATCTTCACTATGGAGTGAAACCTGCAATATATCACAGAGACATTAAGGCCACCAATATACTATTGGATGAAGATATGAAGGCTAGAGTGGCAGACTTTGGACTGGCCAAGCAAAGCAGTGAAGGGCAGTCTCATCTCACCACCAGAGTTGCCGGCACACATGGTTACTTGGCGCCGGAGTACGCACTCTATGGCCAGTTGACGGAGAAGAGtgatgtttatagctttggTGTGGTTCTATTGGAGATAATGTGTGGGAGGAAAGCACTAGACTTGTCATCCTCAGACTCACCAAGGTCTTTCCTGATTACAGACTGGGCGTGGACACTCGTGAAATCAGGGCAGATAGAAGAAGCTTTGGATGCTTCGCTACTGAAAGATGGGGATTCTACAAATCCCAACCTGAAGGAAATTATGGAGAGATTTGTTCTAATTGGGATTTTGTGTGCTCATGTCATGGTGGCTCTAAGGCCTACAATCTTGGAAGCATTAAGGATGCTGGAAGGAGACATTGAGATCCCTTCAATTCCGGACCGGCCGTTGCCTCTTGGCCACTCATCATCACGTTACATTGATGGAAACACTTTCAGTACATCACCCTTCATGGACAGGCCACTGCTAGACATGAAAGAGATGCTCTGGTAA